The nucleotide window ACGTCGGCGGGCACGTCCTTCGTGACCACCGCACCAGCCCCGATGACCGAGTTGTCACCGATCGTCACGCCGGGGCACACGATCGCTCCTCCGCCGAGCCAGACGTTGTCACCGATCGTGATCGGCAGCGCGGCTTCGAGCTTGTCGCGCCGGGGCTGAGGCTCCACGGGGTGCGTGGGCGTGAGGAGTTGTACGTTCGGGCCGATCTGGCAGTCCTCACCGATGGTGATCTGCGCGACGTCCAGCGCGGTCAGGTTGTAGTTGACGAACGTGCGGGCCCCGATGGCGATGTTGCTGC belongs to Streptomyces finlayi and includes:
- a CDS encoding sugar O-acetyltransferase — protein: MTTETDYFADDPRTNLERMLAGDLYIADDPEIARLQQRAMRLAARYQAAYIEDTAAARPVLADLLGSVGEGVDVRPPLHVDYGSNIAIGARTFVNYNLTALDVAQITIGEDCQIGPNVQLLTPTHPVEPQPRRDKLEAALPITIGDNVWLGGGAIVCPGVTIGDNSVIGAGAVVTKDVPADVVAVGNPARPVRSI